The region GGTGCGCCGCCCCGCCCACCGCCTGCGAGATCTCCCGGCTGCTCAAGGCATCGGAGTCGAATTCGGCGGAGGTCACCACCGGCACCGCGGCGACCGCCGCGGCGGGCCAGTCGCACTCGTGGGTACGTCCGACGAGGTGGCCGCCGAGGCCGAGTTCGGCGACGATGTCGCTTGCCGCGGGGAGCAGGGAGACGATGCGCATGGCGGAACGGTAGACCTCTTGCGCCCCGCCCGCCGCACTGTCCGCCGATCCGGAGCGGCCCCCGCCGCCGGTCAAGCCGCGTGGAGCGGGGCAGGGGTGGACATCGGCCCGCCGGCGGGTGCCGCCGGTGCCGGTGCCGCCCGGCCGAGCGCGGTCGGCGGCCCGTCAGGAGGCGGCCGGAACAGGCCGCCGCAGCTACGCCGCCTACCCGGTGGAGACCTCGGACAGCGGCGCCCGAACGGGCCGCCCTTCGGCGCCCGCGGCGGTCAGATCTCGCCGAGGCCGCCCTCGTCCACGACCGGGTAGGGGACGAAGGTGCTGCTGTGCTCGTCGATCGCCAGCCGGCGGCCCAGCGGCGGCAGGGCGCGCTGGGGGCAGTCGGTGCGTTCGCACAGCCGGCAGCCCATTCCGATGGGGACGGCGGCGGAGGTGCTGCCGAGGTCGAGGCCGTCGGAGTAGACCAGCCGGGACGCCTGCCTGATCTCGCAGCCGAGCCCGATGGCGAAGGTCTTGCCGGGCTCGCCCCAGCCGCCCCGGTGCCGGGTCACCGCGCGGGCGGTCCACAGGTAGCGCTGCCCGTCGGGCATGGCGGCGACCTGGACGTGGACCCTGCCGGGAGCGGCGAACGCCTCGTAGACGTTCCACAGCGGGCAGGTGCCGCCGGCCCGGGAGAAGTGGAAGGCCGTGGCGGACTGGCGCTTCGACATGTTGCCCGCGCGGTCGACGCGGACGAAGGAGAAGGGCACGCCGCGCAGCCGGGGCCGCTGCAAGGTGCTGAGCCGGTGGCAGACCGTCTCGTAGCCGAGGCCGAAGCGGTCGGCCAGCCGCTCGATGTCGTAGCGGACGTCCTCCGCGGCCTGGTGGAAGCGGCGGTAGGGCAGGATCAGCGCGGCGGCGAAGTAGTTGGCGATGCCGATACGGGCCAGCGGCCATGCCGCCGAGTCCGGTGCGAAGTCCGCGGAGGCCAGCTCCGACAGGGCGTCGGCGTACTCCAGCAGCGCGAGCTGGGTGGCCATCCTGAACGCCTGCTGGCCGGGCCGCAGCCGGCTGGACAGGTGCAGGACCCGGGTGGCGGGGTCGTAGCGGTGGAGCCGGTCGGCGTCGGCGGCCAGGCTCACCCCGTGGCGGTCGGCGAGGCGCGCGGCCAGGGCGCGGACGGCCTCGCCCGGGCGCACGCCGATCTCGGCGGCGAGGCGTTCGGCCGCCAGGTCGGTCTCGTGCAGGTAGTTCTGGCGCCGGTAGAAGAACTCGCGGATCTCCTCGTGCGCAGAGCGGGGCATCGCCACCCCCTGCCGCCGGCCCTCCGTCGCCTCGAAGAGCCGCTCGGCGAGCTGCTGATTGCGCCGGCCGAGGTCCACGAACAGCGCCGCCACGGCCGGCGTGCGGGACGCCAGGTCCGACAGGTCGGACGCGGACACCCGGCCCGCGGCGACCTCGTCCGACAGCGCGTCGCGCAGGTCGGCCACCAGGCGGCTGGTGTCGCGCTCGGAGAAGAAGCCCGGGTCGATGCCGTACGCCTCGGTCAGCCGCAGCAGCACCGGCACGGTCAGCGGCCGGGAGTCGTGCTCCATCTGGTTGAGATAGCTCGGCGAGATGGCGAGGACCCGGGCCAGCTCGGCCTGGCTCAGCCGCCGCTCCTCGCGCAGCCGCCGCAGTCGCGCTCCCGCGTACGTCTTGCCCACCCGGACTCCCGTCCTCGAACGGCCGTCGCGCTGCTGGCGATCCTAGAGGCTGCGAGCCCGGTCGTGAGCCTTGGCAACCTTGGCAAACCGGCGCCGGAAGATTCGCCGAAGTTGGCAATCAACCCCTCTTGATGACACTCAATGCCACTGCCACAGTCGAACTGCGGCCCGCCGTGCCCCGGCAGCCGGACGAGCGGCTTCCTGTCACGACTCACGCCCTGACGTCGGAGATCTTGCCCGCTCGCGCCGAACGGGCAGCACTGCCCTGCCCGTTCGCACCCGAGTCGGCGGGCCGCACCCTTCGATCAGTCAGGCACTCAGTGCCACACATTCACCCCCACATTCGCACAGTTCACGAGACCCCGGGAGACAGGTCATGGCGCAGGCACGGACGACGACAACAGCCGAGGAACTGACCCGCCGCTGGGCGACCGACAGCCGCTGGGCGGGGATCGAGCGCACCTACACCGCGCAGGACGTGCTGCGGCTGTCCGGCAGCGTCCGGGAGGAGCACACCCTGGCCCGGCGCGGCGCCGAGCGGCTGTGGCGGCAGCTGCACGAGCGGGACTACGTCCACGCGCTCGGCGCCCTGACCGGCGGCCAGGCGGTGCAGCAGGTCAGGGCAGGGCTGCAGGCGATCTACCTGTCCGGCTGGCAGGTCGCCGCCGACGCCAACCAGGCCGGGCACACCTACCCCGACCAGTCGCTCTACCCGGTCAACTCGGTGCCGCAGGTGGTCCGCAGGATCAACAACGCGCTGCTGCGCGCCGACCAGATCGCCACCGCGGAGGGCGGCGGGGACACCACCGACTGGCTCGCGCCGATCGTCGCCGACGCCGAGGCCGGCTTCGGCGGACCGCTCAACGCCTTCGAGCTGACCAAGGCGATGATCGCCGCGGGCGCGGCCGGCGTCCACTACGAGGACCAGCTGGCCTCGGAGAAGAAGTGCGGCCACCTCGGCGGCAAGGTGCTGGTGCCGACCGCCCAGCACATCCGCACCCTCAACGCGGCCCGCCTGGCGGCCGACATCGCCGACGTCCCGACGCTGATCGTGGCGCGTACCGACGCGCTCGCCGCGACCCTGCTCACCAGCGACGTCGACGAGCGCGACGCCCCCTTCGTCACCGGCGAGCGCACCGCCGAGGGCTTCCACCGGGTGCGCGGCGGCATGGCGCCGGTCATCGCGCGCGGGCTCGCCTACGCCCCCTACGCGGACCTCATCTGGGTCGAGACCGGCACCCCGGACCTCGCCCAGGCGCGGGAATTCGCCGAGGCGGTCCACGCGCGGTACCCGGAGCAGATGCTCGCCTACAACTGCTCGCCGTCGTTCAACTGGAAGGCAGCGCTGGACGACGACCGGATCGCGAAGTTCCAGCGGGAGCTGGGCGCCATGGGCTACCGCTTCCAGTTCATCACCCTGGCCGGCTTCCACTCCCTCAACCACGCGATGTTCGACCTCGCCCGCGGATACGCCGAGCACGGCATGACCGCCTATGTCGACCTCCAGGAGCGGGAGTTCGCCGCCCAGGCCGACGGGTTCACCGCCGTGAGGCACCAGCGGGAGGTCGGCACCGGCTACTTCGACCTGGTCTCGACCGCCGTCAACCCCGCGTCCTCGACCACCGCGCTGAGCGGGTCCACCGAGGAGGAGCAGTTCCACTGAGCCACGGGCGGACCCGCCCCCGCCGCCGCCCCCCGTACCCGCCTCGGTGGCCGGACGACCCGCCCACCGAGCACTCCCGTTGAGGAGAACCGCATGACCACCACCGCCCTGACCGGCCGGGTCCGGGTCCTCGGCGCACCGGGTGACCGGTACGCCGAGATCCTCACCCCCGCGGCCCTGGACTTCCTCGGCCTGCTCGTCGACGCCTTCGCGGACCGGCGCCGGGACATCCTCAAGGAGCGCCGGCGGCTGGCCGCCCGGCTGGCCTCGGGCTCCCCGCTGGGCTTCCCGCTCGCCACCGCGGGGGTCCGCGCGGAAGCCTCCTGGCGCGTCGCGCCGCCGGCGCCCGGCCTGACCGACCGCCGGGTGGAGATCACCGGCCCGCCCGACCGGGCGATGGCGGTCAACGCCCTCAACTCGGGCGCGCGGGTGTGGATGGCCGACTTCGAGGACGCCACCTCCCCCACCTGGGACAACGTCATCGGCGGCCAGCTCACCCTGCTCGACGCCGTCGAGCGCCGGATCGACTTCCGCGCCCCCGGGGGCAAGGAGTACCGGCTCGGCGACCAGGTCGCGACCATCGTCGTCCGGCCGCGCGGCTGGCACCTGACCGAGGACCACCTGGAGGTCGACGGCGAGGCGCTGCCCGCCTCCCTCGTGGACTTCGGGCTGTACTTCTTCCACTGCGCCCGGCGGCAGATCGACGCCGGGCACGGCCCGTACTTCTACCTGCCGAAGCTGGAGAACCGGCACGAGGCGCGGCTGTGGAACGACGTGTTCGTGCTCGCCCAGGACCTCCTCGGTATCCCGCGCGGCACCGTGCGGGCCACCGTTCTGATCGAGACCGTCACGGCGGCCTTCGAGATGGAGGAGATCCTCTACGAGCTGCGCGAGCACAGCTCCGGGCTCAACGCGGGCCGCTGGGACTACCTGTTCAGCCTCATCAAGACCTTCGGGCACCGGCCGGACTTCCTGCTGCCGGACCGCGCGAAGGTCACCATGACCGCGCCCTTCATGCGCGCGTACACCGAGCTGCTGGTGCGCACCTGCCACCGGCGCGGCGCCCACGCCATCGGCGGGATGGCCGCCCAGGTGCCCGGCAAGGACGCGGAGGCGCACCGCGCCGCGCTGGCCGGGGTGCGGCTGGACAAGGAGCGCGAGGCCGAGGACGGCTTCGACGGCTCCTGGGTCGCGCACCCCGGTCTGGTCCCGGTCTGCCGCGACGTCTTCGACGGGGTGCTCGGCGACCGCCCGCACCAGATCGACCGCACCCGCGGCGATGTCGCGGTGAGCGCGGCCGACCTGCTGTCCGTACGCCGGATCGGCGCGCCGCCCACACCGGAGGGCGTCCGTACCAACACCGCGGTCGCCGTGCGCTACTTCGCCGCGTGGCTGCGCGGACGGGGGGCCGTCGCCCTGTACGGGCTGATGGAGGACGCGGCCACCGCCGAGATCGCCCGCGCCCAGATCTGGCAGTGGCTCCGGCACCGCGCCATCGGCCGCGCGGCGGTCCTGGAGGTGCTGGAGGCCGAACTCGCCGCGCTCGGCGCGGAATCGCCCGGGGCGCCGCTCGACGAGGTCCGCGCGCTCTTCGAGCGGACCGCGCTGGCCAGGGAGCTGCCCGCCTTCTTCACCACCGACGCCTACACCCGCCTGGTGGGCCGTCCGGGTGATCCGGACCGCCCGTTCCACGACCGGGCCTGAGCGACGGGCCGGACGGGGCGGCGGTACGCGGAGCAGGTGGCGGCCCCGCAAGCCGCCGCCCCGTGCCCGCCGGGCGTGCTCCATGTCACATCCCGGAATGTGGTCGGGAATGACCGCGGGGTGGTCCGCGCCTTAGCCTGGCACGTGCAGCTGGTTCGCCCCTGCCCGCCAGGCAGGAGCGTCGCAAGAGGGAACCCGGTGGGAATCCGGGACTGCCCCGCAGCGGTGAGTGGGAACGACCGCCGTCATACGCACTGGGTCCGGGCCGCGGACCTGGGAAGCGACGGTCAGTAGGAGTCTGCCCCGGCAGGCGTGCCCGCGAGTCCGAAGACCTGCCCGTTGCCCGCACGCGACCGATCGCGTGCGGACATCCCGGTGACCTCGTGGGCGGGTCGGCGTACATATCCGGCGGATCATCACCCCTGCGGGGTGTACGTTCCGTCCGATTCGTCACCTTCGCGCCTGTGTCCCGTTACCGGGATGCCAGGAGACATCTCGCGAAGGAGATTTCCGTGACAGCGAAGTCCGCAGCCGCGGCAGCACGGGCCACCGTGTACGGCTACCCCCGCCAGGGCCGGCACCGGGAACTGAAGAAGGCCGTCGAGGGCTACTGGAAGGGCCGCGTCAGCGCCGACGCCCTCCACGCCACCGCCGCAGACCTGCGCGCCGCGAACTGGCGCCGGCTCGCCGAGGCGGGCGTCCACGAAGTGCCCACCGGCGACTTCTCGCTCTACGACCACATCCTCGACACCAGCGTCATGGTCGGCGCGATCCCCGCCCGCCACCGCGCGGCCGTCGCGGCGGACGCCCTGGACGGCTACTTCGCCATGGCCCGCGGCACGCAGGACGTCGCGCCGCTGGAGATGACCAAGTGGTTCGACACCAACTACCACTACCTGGTGCCCGAGCTGGGACCCGACACGACGTTCGCGGCCGACTCGTCCAAGCAGGTCGCCGAGCTGAGGGAGGCCCTCGCCCTGGGCCTGTCCGCCCGGCCCGTCCTGGTCGGGCCTGTCACCTACCTCCTGCTCGCCAAGCCCGCCCCCGGCGTGGGCAGCGGCTACGCCCCGCTCGCCCTGCTGGACCGGCTGCTGCCGGTGTACGCCGAGGTGCTGGCCGACCTGCGCGCGGCCGGCGCCGAGTGGGTGCAGCTGGACGAGCCCGCCCTCGTCCAGGACCGCACCCCGGCCGAACTCGAAGCCGTCGAGAAGGTCTACCGCGACCTCGGCGCCCTCGTGGACCGGCCCAAGCTGCTGGTCGCCTCGTACTTCGACCGGCTCGGCGACGCCCTGCCGGTGCTGGCCAAGGCGCCGGTCGAGGGCCTGGCGCTGGACTTCACCGAAGCCGCCGCCGCCAACCTCGACGCGCTCGCCACCGCCGGCGGACTGCCGGGCAAGCGGCTGGTGGCCGGTATCGTCAACGGCCGCAACATCTGGATCAACGACTACGAGAAGTCGCTGACCACCCTGGCCACCCTGCTGGGCCTGGCCGGCCAGGTCGATGTGGCCGCCTCCTGCTCCCTGCTGCACGTCCCGCTCGACACGGCCGCGGAACAGGACATCGACCCGCAGATCCTGCGCTGGCTCGCCTTCGCCGAGCAGAAGACCGCCGAGATCGTCACCCTGGCCAAGGGACTGGCGCAGGGTACCGACGCCATCGCCGCGCAGATCGCCGCGAACCGCGCCGACCTCGCCTCCCGCGCCGCCTCCCCGATCACCCACGACTCCGCCGTACGCGCCAGGGCCGCCGCCGTCACCGACGCCGACGGCCGCCGCTCCCAGCCGTACACCGAGCGGACCGCCGCCCAGCGCGCCCACCTCGGGCTGCCCCTGCTGCCGACCACCACCATCGGCTCCTTCCCGCAGACCGGCGAGCTGCGCACCGCCCGCGCCGACCTGCGGGCCGGCCGGATCGGCACGGCCGGCTACGAGGAGCGCATCAGGGCCGAGATCGCCGAGGTCATCGCCTTCCAGGAGAAGACCGGCCTCGACGTCCTGGTCCACGGCGAGGCCGAACGCAACGACATGGTGCAGTACTTCGCCGAGCAGCTCACCGGCTACCTCGCCACCCAGCAGGGCTGGGTCCAGTCCTACGGCACCCGGTACGTCCGCCCGCCGATCCTGGCCGGCGACATCTCCCGGTCCGGGCCGATGACGGTGCGCTGGACGAGCTACGCCCAGTCGCTGACCGAGCGGCCGGTCAAGGGCATGCTCACCGGGCCGGTCACCATGCTGGCCTGGTCCTTCGTGCGCGACGACCAGCCGCTCGGCGACACCGCCCGCCAGGTGGCGCTCGCCCTGCGCGAGGAGGTCGCCGACCTGGAAGCCGCGGGCACCCGGGTCATCCAGGTGGACGAGCCCGCGCTGCGCGAGACGCTGCCGCTGCGGGCCGCCGACCGGCCGGCGTATCTGGACTGGGCGACCGAGGCCTTCCGCCTCACCACCGCGGGGGTGCGGCCCGCCACCCAGATCCACACCCACATGTGCTACGCGGAATTCGGCGACATCGTCCAGGCCATCGACGACCTCGACGCCGATGTCATCAGCCTGGAGGCCGCCCGCTCCCACATGCAGGTCGCCGCCGAGCTGGCCGCCCACGGCTACCCGCGCGAGGCCGGCCCCGGCGTCTACGACATCCACTCGCCGCGCGTGCCCGGCGCCGACGAGGCAGCCGCGCTGCTCCGCAAGGGGCTCCGGGCGATCCCCGCCGAGCGGCTGTGGGTCAACCCCGACTGCGGCCTGAAGACCCGCGGCTGGCCCGAGACCAGGGCGTCGCTGGAGAACCTGGTCAGCGCCGCCCGCGCGGTCCGCGCGGAGCTGCCCGCGTCCTGACCCCGGCGGCCGGGCGGGGCCCATGCCCTGCCCCGCCCGGCCGGCGCGCACCCGGGTAGGGTCAGGGACCACAGGGCGAACGGGAGTTCACCGGCAGGGGGGTGGCGGGGGATGAACGCACCACGGGGACTCCGAGCCGCGGAGGGCCTGTACGTGACGGCCGTGGGCAGCCTGGCGGTGCTCGGCGGTGTCCGCGGCAGCGCGCCGCCCTACCTCGTGGCGATCGCCGCGACCCTGCCGTTCGGTATCGCGGCGATCGTGCTCATCTACGGCGGCTACGCACTGCTCAAGGGCGTGGGCGGCCTGTGGGCCCCGACCACGCGCGCCGGCGGCGACGACGCGGTCTGGCTCAGCGCCGGCAGCGCCACGCTGAATGTCGCCGTCCTGGTCGCGGCGGCGCTCGCCAACGTCGTGCTGCTCGAAGTCCTCCGCCGCCGGCGCCGCCGCGCCGCCGCGCGCTGACGCACCCGGCCACCGCCCGACGGGGCGGTGGCCGGGTGCGTCGCGGGACCGCCGCCCACCAGGGCGGCCCCGCCGGCCGGCGGCGTGGACAGCGCCCGGCCCCCGACTCCCCTCCGGCCGGGGGCCGGACTGTCCACGCCGCCGGGTTTGATGGCCCGGCCTCGGCTCAGACGGCCGCCACCGGCGCCGCCTGCTCGGCCGCTCCCGCCTCGCCGGGCAGCGGCGCCGCCCCGCCCAGCAGCCCGGCCAGGTGCTCGCTGATGGCGGAGACGGTGGGCTGGTGCCACAGGAGCGTCGCCGGCAGCTTGGTGCCGAAGCGCTTCTCCAGCCGCCGCCGGATGACGATCGTCATCACCGAGTCGAGGCCCTGCTCGACGAGCGACTTGCGGTGGTCGAGCTGGGTGGTCGCCAGCTTCATCTCACCGGCGATCTGCACGCCCACCTCCTCCAGCAGCCGGGTCCGCAACTCCTCCGGGGGAAGATCCGCGAACCCGTCGGCTCCGCTGCCGGCCGCGGGCGCCGCCTTCTGCGCCGTGTGCACCTCGCTCAGGAACGGCAGTTCCACATCCGGTTCGCCCGGCAGCAGGCGCAGCACCGGGTAGTGCCCCGGGCCGCGCCGCTCGGCGAAGTCCCAGGCGGAGAAGGCCTCCTGGACGGAGATGTCGCACGTGCCGCGGGCCCGCAGCTCGCTGTCGACCACCTCGTTGACGGCCATGCCCTGCCCGCGCCACGAGGTCCAGCCGAAGCTCGTCGTGTCACCGGACCCGGCGTAGGCGTTGCGGTGCGCGGCGAGCGCGTCGAGGAAGGCGTTGGCGGAGCCGTAAGCGGCCTGTCCCGGCAGGCCCAGCAGCTGGCCGCACGAGGAGAACAGGACGAAGAAGTCCACCTCGGCGGGCGGGAAGAGGGTGTGCAGCGCCCACGCGCCGTCCGCCTTGGGCCGCATCACCGTACGCAGCGACTCCTCGTCGACCGCGGTGACCATGCGGTTGTCGAGGACTCCGGCGAGGTGGACCACGCCCCGGACGGGCGGCAGTCCGAGGGCGTCAGGGGTCAGCAGCGCTGCGGCCCGCTCGGTGTCGGTGATGTCCAGGGATACCACCTTGACCGTCACGCCCTGTTCCTCCAGGGCGCGGACCGCCTCGATCTGCTGCCTGGCGGCCGGGTCCGCGCAGTCCTCCCAGGCCGAGCGGGGCGGCAGCCCGCGCCGGCCCGCCAGGACGAGGCGGCGGGCGCCGCGCTCGACCAGCCACTGGGCGACCTCCAGGCCGAGGACGCCCAGGCCGCCGGTGATCAGATACGTGCCGTCCGCGCGGCACTCCAGCGGTTCGCCGCCGGCCTCGCGCTCGCACGGGGCGAGCCGGGCGACCGTCGCGGACCCGTCGCGGATCGCGACGACGTCGTCGGCGGTGCCCGCGTGCAGGACGGCGAGCAGTGCCGCCGCGTCGGCGCCCGGGCCGCCGGGCGCCAGGTCGACCACACCGCCCCACAGCTCGCTGTGCTCACCGGCGATCACCCGGCCCAGGCCCCATACGGAGGAGTGCGCCAGGTGGGCCTCCTGAAGGCTCTCGCGTACGCCGGTGGTCACCGCCCACAGCCGCGGGAAGACCAGCGTGTCGCGGGCGGCGATCCGCTGGGCCGTGCCGAGCAGCTGCCAGGCGGCGCGGGCGGCGACCTCGGTGACCGGGGCGTCCGCCGTGGGAGGCGGGACCACGACGACGTCGGTCCGCTCGTCGAGCCCGGTGAGGTCGTCCAGCAGGGCCGGGTCCCGCACCACCTGGACCTCGGCCCCGGCAGCGGACAGTCCCGCGCCCAGGGCGTCCAGGGCCGCGGTGTCCGTTCCGACCAGCACGATCCGGCGGGCCGCGGTGTTCTCCGGCGCCGCCACCTCGTACGGCCGCCACGCCACCTCGTGCACCAGGTCCTGGGGGCGCGCCGCCGCCATGGCGCCCTCGTCCATCCCGCCGTAGCGCAGCCCGCTCACCCAGGCGACGACCCGGCCGCCGGCGTCGGCCACGAGGACGTCGACGGTGTCCTCGCGGGCCGGGTCGGCGGTGACCTGGACGGTGGCAGGACCGGTCGGCGGGGCGCCGTCCGTGCCGATCTCGTCGAAGGACGCCACCATGCGCAGGGCCGCCGGGCCGGGGATGGCGGTCGGCGCGATGGACAGGGCGGCGTCGAGCAGCGGCGCCCAGGTCGGCTCGGCGCGCTGCGGCTGTTCGACGCTGACGCGGGCCCGCAGCAGGCCTTCACCGCGGGCGAGTTCCTCGATGGTCCAGTCGAAGCCCATGGTGGGCACGCCCACCGAGGCCAGATGCCGCTGGACGTCGCCGGGGTCGGCGACGCCGAGCGGCGTACCCGTGGCCAGGCCCTGGGGGGCCTGCGCGCGGCGCGCGGGGACGGACGTGGCCGTGGTGTGGGTGAGCCACACCGCGCCGTCCTCCTGGGCGCGGGAGGCCAGCCGCAGGGAGGTGTCGTCCTTGATCACCTGGAGTTCGCGGCGCTCGGCGACCATCAGCGGCAGGCGCAGCGCCATGTCGCGCAGCACAGGGCGGGTGCCGTCGGCGGCCCGTGCCGCGTCCAGGAAGGTGTTGATCAGGACGGCGGCCGGGACGATCTCCGTACCGTTGATGGTGTGGCTGCCCGGGTACGGGCGGGTCTCGTCGTCGAGCAGGGTGCGCCACAGCTCCAGCGGGCGGCCGGCGACGGGGACCCGCGGTCCGAGCAGGGCGTGCGAGTCCAGGTCGTGCTGGAGTCCCTGGCCCGCTCCCGCCGAGCTGGTCGCGTGCCAGTGCGGGCTGCGCTGCCAGGCCACCAGGGGCAGCGGGACGAGGCCGCCGGACGGCTGGAGGCGCGCCCAGTCCACGGTGATGCCGTGGCAGTGCGCCGCCGCCACGGACGCGAGCAGGACGGTCCGCTCGGGCTGGTTGCGGCGCAGGGTGGAGCCGGTGAAGGCGTCGTCCAGGCCGAGCTCGGACAGCGTCTCGCCGATGGAGTGGGCGACGACGGGGTGCGCGGACACTTCGAGGAAGGCGCGGTGGCCGTCCTCGACGGCCGCTGTCACCGCCGCCTGGAGCCGCACGGGGAAGCGCAGGTTGGCGGCCCAGTAGGCGCCGTCCAGGAGCAGTTGCGACCTGGGGTCCTCCAGCGCGGTGGAGTAGACCGGGATCCTGGGCGTACGCGGCCTCAGGTCCCCCGCCGCGGCGGTCAGTTCAGTGAGCAGCGGGTCCATGTGCGGGCTGTGGAAGGCCACGTCGGAGGCGACGCGGCGCATCTGGATCCCCTCGGCCTGCCACGCGTCGATCAGCGTCTCGACCGCCGTCGGGTCGCCCGCGACGACCGCGGACTGCGGGGAGGCGGCGATCGCGGCCACCACGTCGGAGCGCCCTTCCAGGCGCTTGCCCGCCTCCTCGAAGGACAGGCTCGCCATCGCCATGGCGCCGCGGCCGGCCACCCGCCGCAGCAGGCGGGAGCGGCGGCAGATCAGCCGGGCGCCGTCGGCCAGGGACAGGGCGTCCGCCGTCACCGCCGCGGCGATCTCGCCGACGGAGTGCCCGATCACCGCGGCCGGGGCGGCGCCGTAGGAGCGCCACACGGCCGCCAGCGCGACCTGGACGGCGAAGATCATCGTCTGGATGCGGTCGACGGAGTCGAACTCGCCGTCCAGCAGGGCCTGCCGGGCGGAGAAGCCGATCTCCTCCTGGAAGATCGGGTCGATCTCGTCGATGACGGCGGCGAACGCCGGCTCGGCGGCCAGGAGTTCGCGGCCCATGCCCGACCACTGGGAACCGTGGCCGGAGAACACCCACACCGGCCCGGCGCCGGGATCGGAAGGCGCCGTCCCGATGACGGCCTCACGGGTCTGCTCCCCCACGGCGATGAGCCGCAGCCTGGCCACGAGGTCCGCGTGGTTCGACGCCACCACCGCGGCCCGCTGGGACAGCGCCGACCGGCGCAGGGCCAGGGTGTGGCCGACCGCCTCCAGCGGCAGCCGGGAGCCCTCGGCCGACAGCCGGTCGGCGAGGCGGCCCGCGTACGCCCGCAGGCCCGCCTGCGAGCTGCCGGAGATCGGGTACAGCCGCTCGGCCGGGGCGCCCGCGGTGTCCTCGCCGCGGTGCGCCGGGGCGGGGTGCGCGTCGGCGGGGCGGGGTGTCTGCGGGGCCTGCTCCATGACGATGTGGGCGATGGTGCCGCCGTAGCCGAAGCCGGACACCCCGGCCCTGACCGGCCGGTCGGGGCGCTGCGGCCAGGCGGTGCGCTCGGTGACGACGCGCAGTCCCGAGGTGTCCCAGTCGATGGCGGGGTTGCCCTCGGAGTAGTTCAGGCTCGGCGGGATCTCGCCGTTGCTCAGGGCCAGCACCACCTTGATGAGGCTGGCGATGCCCGCGGCGGCCTCCAGGTGGCCGATGTTCGGCTTGACCGAGCCGATGAGGCAGGGCTCGTCGTCCGGCCGGCCCCGGCCGAAGACGGCGCTGAGCGCTCCGGCCTCCAGCGGGTCGCCCAGCCGGGTGCCGGTGCCGTGGGCCTCCACGTAGTCGACGGAGGCGGGCTCGACGCCCGCGCGCCGGCAGGCGAGGTCGAGCACGTGCTCCTGGGCCGTACCGCTGGGCGCCATGATGCCGTTGGTCCGGCCGTCCTGGTTGACCGAGCTGCCCCGGATGACCGCCAGGACGTTGTCGCCGTCCCGCCGCGCGTCCGCGAGCCGCTTGAGGACCAGCAGGCCGCAGCCCTCGCCCCGGCCGTAGCCGTCGGCGGAGGAGTCGAAGGACTTGGAACGGCC is a window of Streptomyces sp. NBC_01477 DNA encoding:
- a CDS encoding type I polyketide synthase; this encodes MRRDDAAGAGSPEAVEEPVAVVGMACRFAGGADTPEAFWDLLLDGRDGIKEVPEERWRPYEAAGPDHAAALRRATRWGGFLDDIEGFDTEFFGLSPREAELMDPQQRLLLEVAWESLEQAGIPPRDLAGTDAGVFVGIGSDDYGRRLLEDLPGIEAWTGIGSAMCAAANRISYALDLQGPSLAVDTACSASLVAVHLACQSLRAGESDVTLAGGVNLIISPGLTLTLDAAGATAPDGRSKSFDSSADGYGRGEGCGLLVLKRLADARRDGDNVLAVIRGSSVNQDGRTNGIMAPSGTAQEHVLDLACRRAGVEPASVDYVEAHGTGTRLGDPLEAGALSAVFGRGRPDDEPCLIGSVKPNIGHLEAAAGIASLIKVVLALSNGEIPPSLNYSEGNPAIDWDTSGLRVVTERTAWPQRPDRPVRAGVSGFGYGGTIAHIVMEQAPQTPRPADAHPAPAHRGEDTAGAPAERLYPISGSSQAGLRAYAGRLADRLSAEGSRLPLEAVGHTLALRRSALSQRAAVVASNHADLVARLRLIAVGEQTREAVIGTAPSDPGAGPVWVFSGHGSQWSGMGRELLAAEPAFAAVIDEIDPIFQEEIGFSARQALLDGEFDSVDRIQTMIFAVQVALAAVWRSYGAAPAAVIGHSVGEIAAAVTADALSLADGARLICRRSRLLRRVAGRGAMAMASLSFEEAGKRLEGRSDVVAAIAASPQSAVVAGDPTAVETLIDAWQAEGIQMRRVASDVAFHSPHMDPLLTELTAAAGDLRPRTPRIPVYSTALEDPRSQLLLDGAYWAANLRFPVRLQAAVTAAVEDGHRAFLEVSAHPVVAHSIGETLSELGLDDAFTGSTLRRNQPERTVLLASVAAAHCHGITVDWARLQPSGGLVPLPLVAWQRSPHWHATSSAGAGQGLQHDLDSHALLGPRVPVAGRPLELWRTLLDDETRPYPGSHTINGTEIVPAAVLINTFLDAARAADGTRPVLRDMALRLPLMVAERRELQVIKDDTSLRLASRAQEDGAVWLTHTTATSVPARRAQAPQGLATGTPLGVADPGDVQRHLASVGVPTMGFDWTIEELARGEGLLRARVSVEQPQRAEPTWAPLLDAALSIAPTAIPGPAALRMVASFDEIGTDGAPPTGPATVQVTADPAREDTVDVLVADAGGRVVAWVSGLRYGGMDEGAMAAARPQDLVHEVAWRPYEVAAPENTAARRIVLVGTDTAALDALGAGLSAAGAEVQVVRDPALLDDLTGLDERTDVVVVPPPTADAPVTEVAARAAWQLLGTAQRIAARDTLVFPRLWAVTTGVRESLQEAHLAHSSVWGLGRVIAGEHSELWGGVVDLAPGGPGADAAALLAVLHAGTADDVVAIRDGSATVARLAPCEREAGGEPLECRADGTYLITGGLGVLGLEVAQWLVERGARRLVLAGRRGLPPRSAWEDCADPAARQQIEAVRALEEQGVTVKVVSLDITDTERAAALLTPDALGLPPVRGVVHLAGVLDNRMVTAVDEESLRTVMRPKADGAWALHTLFPPAEVDFFVLFSSCGQLLGLPGQAAYGSANAFLDALAAHRNAYAGSGDTTSFGWTSWRGQGMAVNEVVDSELRARGTCDISVQEAFSAWDFAERRGPGHYPVLRLLPGEPDVELPFLSEVHTAQKAAPAAGSGADGFADLPPEELRTRLLEEVGVQIAGEMKLATTQLDHRKSLVEQGLDSVMTIVIRRRLEKRFGTKLPATLLWHQPTVSAISEHLAGLLGGAAPLPGEAGAAEQAAPVAAV